DNA from Flavobacteriales bacterium:
CCTTTAACGACCTTGGTCTTGGCACCAAGGTCACTTCAGGAACATCAATAAAGATGGCAGTTTCAATGTCATCAAGGGGAATGTTCCGCTGTTGTTGGCGTCCATCTACATGCTGGTAGGGGTGGAGCATTTGACGGGCATTGAGGCCAATTCTCCGAGACCACGTATCTCGTAAATGAAGGCTATAACATGAAACCCAGCAGTGCCGTACTTGTTTGGAGCGCGTTGATATTCCAAAGCACCGTGGCGCTTTACTGGTTCTTCAGGTAGGTTATTGCTATCTTAGCAAACTGCATGAAAAGAGCGTTTCTTCTATTGTTGTTTGCGTGTTCGGTAGCCATTGCCTTTGGGCAGGCTCCTTATGGGTTGACCTATGGGGAAGACGCTCCAATCACGTTTGAGGACACAGGTTTTATTCCATATTTTCTGATAGACACAAACCAGACAGGTAATATCTGGCAGATAGGAAGGCCTCAAAAAAACTTCATGGACAGTGCCTACTCTACACCATATTCGTTGATAACCGATACGCTGAGCTTGTATCCTATCAATACTATGTCCACTGTTCAAATGACATTTTTGGCCACGGAAGGGTACATGTGGCTCACATTTTTTCACAGATACGATACCGATTCGCTCAAGGATGGAGGCAAAATTGAACTGTCCATTGATGGGGTCGGTTGGCATAATGTAACAGATTCCTCTTACTGGCATGCCAATGGTTTTTGGACTGAGTGGGGTTCTGACTTTTATTCTTACCAGGACAGCGTTGCATCCTTAAATGGGCCGGGGTTCAGTGGGCATTCGGGTGGTTGGGCAACAGCGCAATTCAACTTTTACTATCAGGATGCCCCAATATATCCAGATACGTTTCAGTTGAGGTTTGTTTTTGCTTCCGATTCGTTGGATACGGGGAAGGAAGGCTGGCTTATCGACAACATAAGTATCGGAACCGATCATCTCGGTGTTGAGGACCATCAGATTGCTGAAAGCCTGTTCTATCCCAATCCATCGGATGGGACCGTACGGATGAAAGGTTTACATGCGGCAATGCA
Protein-coding regions in this window:
- a CDS encoding T9SS type A sorting domain-containing protein; its protein translation is MKRAFLLLLFACSVAIAFGQAPYGLTYGEDAPITFEDTGFIPYFLIDTNQTGNIWQIGRPQKNFMDSAYSTPYSLITDTLSLYPINTMSTVQMTFLATEGYMWLTFFHRYDTDSLKDGGKIELSIDGVGWHNVTDSSYWHANGFWTEWGSDFYSYQDSVASLNGPGFSGHSGGWATAQFNFYYQDAPIYPDTFQLRFVFASDSLDTGKEGWLIDNISIGTDHLGVEDHQIAESLFYPNPSDGTVRMKGLHAAMQEWRVYDCSGRAVKVSHQTGNDQLDLSDLDNGVYFISIATDKFVKTEKVILRKK